A region of Marmota flaviventris isolate mMarFla1 chromosome 11, mMarFla1.hap1, whole genome shotgun sequence DNA encodes the following proteins:
- the LOC114097879 gene encoding diphthamide biosynthesis protein 3-like, giving the protein MFTRKDPSEHEQNPGSLKQSCTIRTVAQFLAGVEFVCLNQAKLRLQRKIEPYSSWLPQGGAVSEAVFHDEVEMEDFQHDEDSETYFYPCPCGDNFSITKEDLENGEDVATCPSCSLIIKVIYDKDQFMCGETVPAPSSNKELVKC; this is encoded by the exons ATGTTCACGCGTAAGGATCCATCAGAGCATGAACAAAACCCTGGCAGCCTCAAACAATCATGCACAATAAGGACAGTGGCCCAGTTTCTGGCTGGTGTGGAATTTGTATGTCTAAACCAGGCCAAGTTGAGATTGCAGAGGAAGATTGAACCCTATTCCTCCTGGCTTCCTCAAGGTGGAGCTGTTTCAGAAG CAGTGTTTCACGACGAGGTGGAGATGGAGGACTTCCAACATGATGAGGACTCCGAAACGTATTTCTACCCCTGTCCATGTGGGGATAACTTTTCCATCACCAAGGAAGATTTGGAGAATGGGGAAGACGTGGCAACGTGTCCTAGCTGCTCTCTCATTATAAAAGTGATTTATGACAAAGATCAATTTATGTGTGGAGAAACAGTCCCGGCCCCTTCATCCAACAAAGAATTAGTTAAATGCTGA